One Helicobacter suis HS1 genomic window, ATCCCCTTTGCAATTACTGGTGGACTCATCGCTCTTTTTCTTAGCCATGAATACCTCTCTGTACCGGCTAGTGTAGGGTTTATCGCGCTTTTTGGGATTGCGGTTTTAAATGGTGTGGTGATGGTGGGTTATTTTAAAGAACTTCTCAAACAAGGTAAAAGCATAGAGGAGGTGGTGTTTATGGGAGCTAAGCGGCGTTTACGCCCTGTTTTAATGACAGCTTGTATTGCTGGTTTAGGTTTAATTCCTTTGCTTTTATCCCATGGCGTGGGTTCTGAAGTGCAAAAACCCCTAGCTATTGTGGTTTTAGGCGGGCTAGTTACCTCCAGCATTCTTATTCTCTTGCTTTTACCGCCCATGTTTATGCTGGTGGCTAAAAAAATCAAGGTAGTGTAGTGATCTTAGTAGAAATGTATGCAGATTTAAAACTTAAGGACATGCTAGTTGATCACCTCTTTGAACATGGCTATGAGGATTTTTATTTCTTTGAATGTTTTAAATACGCCACCTCCTCGCTTTTAACAAGTGAGAAAGAACAGGTAAGCGGGCGTAAAGACTATGGCTTATTTAAAATTTTGCTGGAGGAACAAGAGGCTAGCATTTTGTTAGAGCAAGTACAGCGCCTCTTTAAAAAAGAGGTAACTTTTTATCTACTCCCCCTAACTTCTATCCCTAAATCTGTGCCTTAAAACATGTTAAAATGCACTCTTTATATAAGGAACTAGATGGACATTACGGTTTTTGGGGGAGGGGCTTGGGGAAGGGCGTTAGCATTTGCCTTAGGGCATAAAAACCCTACAAAAATTGTCTCACGCCGCGATTTAACAACCCTACTTATGCCTTTAAATAAAGGGCTTGTACTCAAAGGACATGATCCGATTTTGCAGTGTCCAGCACAGGAGGGTTTATTAGCCGATCTCTTTGTAGTGGCCATTAGTGTACAGCATCTGCGCGCTTGGTTTGAGCAGGCAAATTTACCCTATACGGCTAAGGTTTTAATGGCCTCCAAAGGAATAGAAATTGGGGGGTATTTTGTAAGCGATATAGCCACACATTTCATTCCTATAGATCATCTGTGTTTTCTAGCTGGGCCTAGCTTTGCTAGAGAGATCATGGCAAGTTTGCCATGCGCTTTAGCCATTCATTCTAATAACGCCACTTTAGCCCACACTTTCGCACAGCAACTCCCCGCCTTTATCCGATCCTATGTACAAGATGATATTAGAGGAGGAGAAATTGCTGGGGCTTATAAAAATGTGATTGCTATTGCGGCTGGGGTGTGTGATGGGTTAGAATTAGGGCAAGGGGCTAAGGCCTCTCTTTTATCGCGTGGACTGGTGGAAATGAGTCGTTTTGGGGTGCATTTTGGAGGCAAGCTAGAAACTTTTTTAGGATTATCAGGGGCTGGGGATTTATTTTTAACCGCTAATTCTTTACTCTCGCGCAATTACCGCGTAGGGCTGGGTTTAGCGCAGTATAAGAGTCTAGCTAGCATTGTAGAGGAATTACAAGAAGTGGCTGAGGGGATTAAAACAACAAAGGCCATTGTAGAAATTGCCACCCATGAGAATATCCATGCCCCCATTGCTAAAGAATTAGATTTGCTCTTAGAGGGTAAAAATCCTTTAGAGAGCATGACGGCTTTAATCAAACGCTAAAGGACTTTGATGCTAACTTTTTCAGATATTTTATTAGAACTACAAAGTTTTTGGCATAAACAGGGCTGTATTTTATTACAACCCTATGATATTCCCGCAGGCGCAGGGACTTTTCACCCCGCCACTCTTTTAAGAAGTTTAGATAGTAGCCCTTGGAGTGTGGCCTATGTTGCCCCTTCTAGGCGGCCTACAGATGGGCGCTATGGGCAGAACCCTAATCGCTTGGGTAGTTATTACCAATTCCAAGTTGTAATCAAGCCAAGCCCTAAAAATATCCAAGAAGTTTATTTACAAAGTTTGCAGGCTTTAGGGATTGATTTTAGCAAACATGATGTGCGCTTTGTTGAGGATAACTGGGAATCACCTACTCTAGGGGCTTGGGGGCTAGGTTGGGAGGTGTGGCTAGATGGCATGGAGATCACACAGTTTACCTATTTCCAACAAGTAGGGGGGTTAGCTTGTTATCCAACGCCTATTGAAATCACCTACGGAGTGGAGCGCTTGGCTACTTATATCCAAAAAGTTGATTCCATTTTAGACATCATTTGGACTTTTAAGGATAACCAGCCAGTTTATTATAAAGCCGTGCATTTAGAAAGCGAATACGAATTTAGCCACTACCATTTTACTCATGCCAGCCTAGATTTTCTAACAGAAATGTTTCTTAAAAACCAAGTAGAAGCCAAACATTGCTTAGAGCAAAAATTACCCTTAGTGGCTTATGACTTTGTGATGTTAAGCACGCATTTTTTTAATGTGCTAGATGCCAGAAAAGCTCTATCTGTTGCCAAACGCCAAGAATGCATTTTAAAAATCCGCGAACTAGCCAAAGCCTGCGCTGTTTTATACAAAGAACAAGAAGAAGAGCGCATTAAACGAGTCTTATGTTAAACCTTAAAGTTTTATATGATTTTTTAAACCAACTCTCACCCTTTGATTTGCAAGAATCTTGGGATAATAGCGGTTTAAATTTGGGTAGCTTTGAAAGCGATTATGAAAATATCGCCATTAGTTTAGAAGCCACTTTAGAGATCGCTAGAGAAGTACCAGAAAAAACGATCATTCTAACC contains:
- a CDS encoding DUF3240 family protein; its protein translation is MILVEMYADLKLKDMLVDHLFEHGYEDFYFFECFKYATSSLLTSEKEQVSGRKDYGLFKILLEEQEASILLEQVQRLFKKEVTFYLLPLTSIPKSVP
- a CDS encoding NAD(P)H-dependent glycerol-3-phosphate dehydrogenase, which encodes MDITVFGGGAWGRALAFALGHKNPTKIVSRRDLTTLLMPLNKGLVLKGHDPILQCPAQEGLLADLFVVAISVQHLRAWFEQANLPYTAKVLMASKGIEIGGYFVSDIATHFIPIDHLCFLAGPSFAREIMASLPCALAIHSNNATLAHTFAQQLPAFIRSYVQDDIRGGEIAGAYKNVIAIAAGVCDGLELGQGAKASLLSRGLVEMSRFGVHFGGKLETFLGLSGAGDLFLTANSLLSRNYRVGLGLAQYKSLASIVEELQEVAEGIKTTKAIVEIATHENIHAPIAKELDLLLEGKNPLESMTALIKR
- the glyQ gene encoding glycine--tRNA ligase subunit alpha, with translation MLTFSDILLELQSFWHKQGCILLQPYDIPAGAGTFHPATLLRSLDSSPWSVAYVAPSRRPTDGRYGQNPNRLGSYYQFQVVIKPSPKNIQEVYLQSLQALGIDFSKHDVRFVEDNWESPTLGAWGLGWEVWLDGMEITQFTYFQQVGGLACYPTPIEITYGVERLATYIQKVDSILDIIWTFKDNQPVYYKAVHLESEYEFSHYHFTHASLDFLTEMFLKNQVEAKHCLEQKLPLVAYDFVMLSTHFFNVLDARKALSVAKRQECILKIRELAKACAVLYKEQEEERIKRVLC